One genomic region from Augochlora pura isolate Apur16 chromosome 7, APUR_v2.2.1, whole genome shotgun sequence encodes:
- the LOC144473908 gene encoding uncharacterized protein LOC144473908 isoform X1 — protein MARVYVYDRPVDSVLTNASFYDKLNHVTTQLEIKQEPRDTDGNYQSSTLQLADNNAKAAVIGETVVQGTQRLSSLNNKENKLISPKDRDDIDIPNTNVINKRKRKASSFKESKKPEKSARVKYKFSELIQEAQVKCRICCIKFKSLKKLRKHIDNYPEKIEHPCNKCLSLCKLPHLLNNQIWIRRRKSIRSKRVCFYCSFCNARYSKKSHLQCHVFHKHNALLPCSANQSDNPSEIDESMKMKKLEGINKTRKNGKISGNTRTREVSEIGETGKSNETNKARETSKTRENMEARETSKTRENMEARETSKTEESMNVGETSKTTEIDESSEFPLTEGADSHRESSSVQQKGDNETSPSTKKMRQTTITEFWSGNIRITEATSPQQVNTPKKTLKKAIAKQNQTLIQGTDFYVQTPKRSTPIELKRISESRGPEEDIHKKVVTRRSGMITEKVDLGLESGTKITSINNEISTPKDNTTKPNQPFVQIHIDSDTMEGLLSNNVKVEVEDESSEFALQNYSLRRVTRNAIDQASNDLNTTPTNKSIKRIRSRTLSPRMVREKRKHKWTEDELRTKFKCKGCKINLVRCDMVVETKTVDVIQISIREDEELAEMWRKNMKLTRSNVPLTKVDEPITVECLQESEMSNASCDSTKTSSRILFRCKVCKERFPLKKNLCKHLALHHVFYISSICSAMYKTRTELQSHYMKRHCGFKRIQCCVCFEKFSSLVILKQHLILHCIQVLLPKNDRQRNKKLGKCVISEKIQCKVCGKRFRLKSRFKEHQRLCKKMGTRGKKLQKVPNPVETSLTERTLKDSNIELDHDLHNAKSSTVIQPKRLLKGIAVAKGYNVDLSDADKEKFFCITCNTRFQTFQKLCIHDQTYSKAATYVCESCNTAFSNMRLLRNHRRNTHAIDTLREFKYFCSFCTQGFMTKLSVHIHTKHFHAGQTPIIPIPCVDTTQDWLVCKVCSVCNLVFESSERFIQHNIFYYKGQSFTCSICSKTYQGMFMLHNHIKFEHTTEDMKKQYAFTCETCGEGFTMESQYHAHKYHVHMMLPVRSLQYLQEHTYMISAVNAITSDGSISKYSCDICNLSFMAAENLRQHKIEYTNDGDYLCPHCTRRCLTNDILKKHQSLSHSSSNPIDCYKCRHCKEVLPGSVELNSHEAHFHPMTSEIHRDCSNQAFVCTICGMKFESLEKLNYHSQEYSNESNYLYSCKICNHHFSELHNLEVHKLRHTNLNFILSKYHCPICREGFENQMNVWIHVMHFHQNAKIENPATNGVQNTQRCDQSAVMPNSVFNGQLRKKLTMCVDCLVTFDSERALSYHKARYVDRGNHVCEQCGRKFVFLKLLKQHLKKHGAGIGRLKYTCPGCDERFGNAVVRYQHIIHFHGRSMWKSKVLYPMIIQNDPESAAELLLHEKHDTSSPQVHTLTDTPPIASANSEPVDATNSTNSECSDSQEKSLSTIDSLAGASEQDAQSVNASTQDLYAFCPVCNQKCTSLNAFVMHLKCAHSQVIKKNIGNSSRTSPKHIDCLSDDTTFIKEGNMHLNESRPCNEDAAVHISEEDDDLVEVIWEKKRNAPKEIEEQDNDDEVHILCCSERIPIVNYDETVSMPEQVVKIT, from the exons ATGGCTCGAGTTTATGTATACGATCGCCCAGTTGATTCTGTCCTGACGAATGCGTCCTTCTATGACAAGCTGAAT CATGTTACAACTCAGCTGGAGATTAAACAAGAACCACGCGATACGGATGGTAATTACCAGAGCAGTACTTTGCAGCTGGCAGATAACAATGCAAAAGCTGCCGTAATAGGCGAAACAGTTGTTCAGGGGACGCAACGATTGAGTAGTTTAAATAACAAAGAGAATAAGCTTATATCGCCTAAGGACCGTGATGATATAGACATACCTAACACGAACGTTATCAATAAGCGAAAGCGTAAAGCTTCGTCATTTAAAGAATCGAAAAAGCCGGAGAAGAGTGCCCGCGTTAAATATAAGTTTTCAGAACTAATCCAAGAAGCACAGGTGAAATGTCGCATATGTTGCATCAAATTTAAGTCCTTGAAAAAATTACGGAAGCATATAGACAATTACCCGGAAAAGATCGAGCATCCTTGTAATAAATGTCTTTCGTTATGTAAATTACCacatttgttaaataatcaaatttggATCCGTAGGCGAAAAAGTATTCGTTCCAAAAGAGTATGCTTTTACTGCTCTTTCTGTAACGCGAGATACTCGAAGAAATCGCATTTACAATGTCACGTGTTTCATAAACACAATGCATTATTACCCTGTTCTGCAAACCAGTCTGATAATCCTAGCGAAATTGATGAAtctatgaaaatgaaaaaactagAAGGGATTAATAAAACCaggaaaaatggtaaaattagTGGAAATACGAGAACCAGAGAAGTTAGTGAAATCGGAGAAACTGGTAAGTCAAATGAAACTAATAAAGCAAGAGAAACTAGTAAAACCAGAGAAAATATGGAAGCAAGAGAAACTAGTAAAACCAGAGAAAATATGGAAGCAAGAGAAACTAGTAAAACCGAAGAAAGTATGAATGTAGGAGAAACTAGTAAAACCACTGAAATTGATGAAAGCAGTGAATTCCCATTAACTGAGGGTGCTGATAGTCACAGAGAAAGTTCTTCTGTACAGCAGAAAGGAGATAATGAAACCAGTCCTTCCACCAAAAAAATGAGACAAACGACTATAACCGAGTTCTGGTCAGGAAACATTAGAATAACAGAAGCTACTTCTCCGCAACAAGTTAATACTCCAAAAAAAACTCTGAAGAAAGCGATAGCTAAACAAAATCAAACACTGATACAGGGAACTGATTTTTATGTCCAAACACCGAAAAGGAGCACACCTATAGAATTGAAGAGGATATCCGAGTCACGTGGTCCTGAAGAGGATATCCACAAAAAAGTTGTAACTAGAAGAAGCGGGATGATAACAGAGAAGGTAGATCTAGGTCTGGAAAGTGGAACGAAGATAACGTCAATTAACAATGAAATCTCTACACCAAAAGACAACACTACGAAGCCTAACCAACCATTTGTCCAAATACACATAGATTCCGACACGATGGAAGGATTACTCagtaataatgtaaaagtAGAAGTGGAAGATGAATCTAGCGAATTcgcattacaaaattacagtCTTCGACGCGTAACAAGAAATGCCATTGACCAAGCttcaaatgatttaaatacgACACCCACGAACAAATCTATTAAGAGAATTAGGTCCAGAACACTGTCCCCTCGCATGGTTAGAGAAAAACGTAAGCATAAATGGACGGAGGACGAACTGAGGACCAAATTCAAATGTAAAGGCTGCAAAATTAACTTAGTTAGATGCGATATGGTGGTTGAAACAAAAACTGTCGACGTTATTCAAATCTCGATAAGAGAAGACGAAGAACTCGCAGAAATGTGGAGAAAGAATATGAAGTTAACGAGATCGAACGTTCCACTAACCAAAGTGGACGAACCTATAACAGTAGAATGCTTACAAGAATCAGAAATGTCTAATGCATCTTGTGATAGCACGAAAACCAGCTCACGTATACTGTTTCGGTGTAAAGTTTGCAAGGAACGCTTCcctttaaagaaaaatttatgcaaGCATTTGGCGCTACACCATGTGTTCTACATATCGAGTATATGCAGCGCTATGTACAAAACTAGAACTGAATTGCAGTCACACTACATGAAGAGACATTGTGGTTTCAAGCGTATTCAGTGCTGCGTGTGCTTTGAGAAGTTTTCGTCACTAGTAATATTGAAGCAGCACCTCATACTGCACTGCATCCAGGTATTGTTACCGAAGAACGACAGGCAACGTAACAAGAAACTGGGCAAGTGTGTGATCTCCGAAAAGATCCAGTGCAAGGTTTGCGGCAAGCGCTTTCGGTTAAAGTCCCGTTTCAAGGAGCACCAAAGACTGTGTAAGAAAATGGGGACAAGAGgcaagaaattgcaaaaagtgCCGAATCCCGTGGAAACATCACTAACGGAACGAACATTGAAAGATTCGAACATTGAACTGGACCATGATCTTCATAATGCAAAATCATCGACAGTGATACAACCGAAGAGGTTGTTGAAGGGTATCGCTGTAGCGAAGGGATACAACGTAGACCTTTCCGACGCTGACAAGGAGAAATTCTTTTGCATCACTTGCAATACTCGCtttcaaacatttcaaaaattatgcATACACGATCAGACCTACTCCAAAGCCGCCACGTACGTTTGCGAGAGCTGCAACACCGCGTTCAGCAATATGAGATTACTGCGGAATCACCGTCGTAACACCCACGCGATAGATACTCTTCGAGAGTTCAAGTACTTCTGCTCGTTTTGCACTCAGGGCTTCATGACAAAGCTCAGTGTTCATATTCACACGAAACACTTCCACGCTGGTCAGACACCTATTATTCCCATACCGTGCGTAGACACCACCCAAGATTGGTTGGTGTGCAAAGTGTGCAGTGTATGTAATCTGGTGTTCGAGTCTAGCGAACGGTTCATCCAgcacaatattttctactacAAGGGTCAATCGTTTACCTGCTCGATCTGCAGTAAGACCTACCAAGGAATGTTCATGCTGCATAATCACATTAAATTCGAGCATACCACGGAAGACATGAAGAAACAGTACGCGTTTACATGCGAGACCTGCGGCGAAGGCTTCACCATGGAGTCGCAGTACCATGCGCATAAATACCATGTGCACATGATGTTGCCCGTTAGATCTCTGCAGTATCTTCAAGAGCATACCTACATGATATCTGCTGTAAACGCGATAACGTCGGATGGGTCGATTTCGAAATACAGCTGCGACATTTGTAATTTAAGTTTCATGGCTGCAGAAAACCTGCGTCAGCACAAGATAGAGTACACTAATGACGGCGATTACCTATGCCCTCACTGTACCAGAAGATGTCTTACAAATGACATTCTCAAAAAGCACCAGAGTTTGTCTCATAGTAGTTCCAACCCCATTGATTGTTACAAATGTCGCCACTGCAAAGAAGTGCTCCCCGGGAGTGTAGAACTGAACTCTCACGAAGCACACTTTCACCCGATGACCAGCGAGATTCATCGTGACTGCAGTAACCAAGCTTTTGTCTGCACTATTTGTGGTATGAAGTTCGAAAgccttgaaaaattgaattatcatTCCCAGGAATACTCAAACGAATCTAACTATTTGTACAGTTGTAAAATTTGCAACCATCACTTCTCAGAGCTGCATAACCTAGAGGTTCACAAATTAAGACACACGAATTTGAACTTCATTTTGTCTAAATATCACTGTCCTATATGTCGCGAAGGATTCGAAAATCAAATGAATGTCTGGATTCATGTGATGCATTTCCACCAAAATGCGAAGATTGAGAATCCGGCAACTAATGGTGTACAGAACACGCAACGCTGCGATCAAAGCGCTGTTATGCCCAATTCAGTTTTCAACGGTCAACTGAGAAAGAAGTTAACAATGTGTGTCGATTGTTTGGTGACATTCGATTCCGAGAGGGCTCTATCCTATCATAAAGCACGCTACGTGGACAGAGGGAACCATGTCTGCGAGCAATGCGGTAGGAAATTTGTGTTCCTGAAGCTGCTGAAGCAGCACTTGAAGAAACATGGTGCTGGCATCGGCCGTTTGAAGTACACGTGTCCTGGGTGCGATGAAAGATTCGGCAATGCGGTGGTCAGGTACCAGCATATCATTCATTTTCATGGAAGAAGCATGTGGAAGAGCAAGGTTCTTTATCCCATGATCATTCAGAATGATCCTGAAAGTGCTGCTGAGCTATTACTTCACGAGAAACATGACACGTCATCGCCTCAAGTACATACTCTAACAGACACGCCGCCGATTGCCTCTGCGAATAGTGAACCTGTTGATGCAACCAATTCTACAAATAGCGAATGTAGTGACAGTCAGGAGAAATCCTTATCAACAATCGATTCGTTAGCGGGTGCGAGTGAACAGGATGCACAGAGTGTGAATGCAAGTACGCAGGATTTATATGCGTTCTGTCCAGTATGCAACCAAAAATGTACATCATTAAATGCGTTCGTGATGCATCTGAAGTGTGCACATAGTCAGGTAATTAAGAAAAACATCGGCAACTCGTCTCGGACTTCACCAAAGCACATCGACTGCCTGTCCGATGATACCACCTTCATCAAGGAAGGCAACATGCATCTGAACGAATCGCGTCCGTGTAATGAGGATGCAGCTGTCCATATCTCGGAGGAAGATGATGATTTGGTAGAAGTCATTTGGGAAAAGAAGAGGAATGCTCCTAAAGAAATTGAAGAGCAGGATAATGATGATGAGGTTCACATTCTGTGTTGTAGCGAGCGTATACCGATCGTTAACTATGACGAAACGGTATCAATGCCTGAACAAGTCGTCAAGATAACGTAA
- the LOC144473908 gene encoding uncharacterized protein LOC144473908 isoform X2, whose protein sequence is MKMKKLEGINKTRKNGKISGNTRTREVSEIGETGKSNETNKARETSKTRENMEARETSKTRENMEARETSKTEESMNVGETSKTTEIDESSEFPLTEGADSHRESSSVQQKGDNETSPSTKKMRQTTITEFWSGNIRITEATSPQQVNTPKKTLKKAIAKQNQTLIQGTDFYVQTPKRSTPIELKRISESRGPEEDIHKKVVTRRSGMITEKVDLGLESGTKITSINNEISTPKDNTTKPNQPFVQIHIDSDTMEGLLSNNVKVEVEDESSEFALQNYSLRRVTRNAIDQASNDLNTTPTNKSIKRIRSRTLSPRMVREKRKHKWTEDELRTKFKCKGCKINLVRCDMVVETKTVDVIQISIREDEELAEMWRKNMKLTRSNVPLTKVDEPITVECLQESEMSNASCDSTKTSSRILFRCKVCKERFPLKKNLCKHLALHHVFYISSICSAMYKTRTELQSHYMKRHCGFKRIQCCVCFEKFSSLVILKQHLILHCIQVLLPKNDRQRNKKLGKCVISEKIQCKVCGKRFRLKSRFKEHQRLCKKMGTRGKKLQKVPNPVETSLTERTLKDSNIELDHDLHNAKSSTVIQPKRLLKGIAVAKGYNVDLSDADKEKFFCITCNTRFQTFQKLCIHDQTYSKAATYVCESCNTAFSNMRLLRNHRRNTHAIDTLREFKYFCSFCTQGFMTKLSVHIHTKHFHAGQTPIIPIPCVDTTQDWLVCKVCSVCNLVFESSERFIQHNIFYYKGQSFTCSICSKTYQGMFMLHNHIKFEHTTEDMKKQYAFTCETCGEGFTMESQYHAHKYHVHMMLPVRSLQYLQEHTYMISAVNAITSDGSISKYSCDICNLSFMAAENLRQHKIEYTNDGDYLCPHCTRRCLTNDILKKHQSLSHSSSNPIDCYKCRHCKEVLPGSVELNSHEAHFHPMTSEIHRDCSNQAFVCTICGMKFESLEKLNYHSQEYSNESNYLYSCKICNHHFSELHNLEVHKLRHTNLNFILSKYHCPICREGFENQMNVWIHVMHFHQNAKIENPATNGVQNTQRCDQSAVMPNSVFNGQLRKKLTMCVDCLVTFDSERALSYHKARYVDRGNHVCEQCGRKFVFLKLLKQHLKKHGAGIGRLKYTCPGCDERFGNAVVRYQHIIHFHGRSMWKSKVLYPMIIQNDPESAAELLLHEKHDTSSPQVHTLTDTPPIASANSEPVDATNSTNSECSDSQEKSLSTIDSLAGASEQDAQSVNASTQDLYAFCPVCNQKCTSLNAFVMHLKCAHSQVIKKNIGNSSRTSPKHIDCLSDDTTFIKEGNMHLNESRPCNEDAAVHISEEDDDLVEVIWEKKRNAPKEIEEQDNDDEVHILCCSERIPIVNYDETVSMPEQVVKIT, encoded by the coding sequence atgaaaatgaaaaaactagAAGGGATTAATAAAACCaggaaaaatggtaaaattagTGGAAATACGAGAACCAGAGAAGTTAGTGAAATCGGAGAAACTGGTAAGTCAAATGAAACTAATAAAGCAAGAGAAACTAGTAAAACCAGAGAAAATATGGAAGCAAGAGAAACTAGTAAAACCAGAGAAAATATGGAAGCAAGAGAAACTAGTAAAACCGAAGAAAGTATGAATGTAGGAGAAACTAGTAAAACCACTGAAATTGATGAAAGCAGTGAATTCCCATTAACTGAGGGTGCTGATAGTCACAGAGAAAGTTCTTCTGTACAGCAGAAAGGAGATAATGAAACCAGTCCTTCCACCAAAAAAATGAGACAAACGACTATAACCGAGTTCTGGTCAGGAAACATTAGAATAACAGAAGCTACTTCTCCGCAACAAGTTAATACTCCAAAAAAAACTCTGAAGAAAGCGATAGCTAAACAAAATCAAACACTGATACAGGGAACTGATTTTTATGTCCAAACACCGAAAAGGAGCACACCTATAGAATTGAAGAGGATATCCGAGTCACGTGGTCCTGAAGAGGATATCCACAAAAAAGTTGTAACTAGAAGAAGCGGGATGATAACAGAGAAGGTAGATCTAGGTCTGGAAAGTGGAACGAAGATAACGTCAATTAACAATGAAATCTCTACACCAAAAGACAACACTACGAAGCCTAACCAACCATTTGTCCAAATACACATAGATTCCGACACGATGGAAGGATTACTCagtaataatgtaaaagtAGAAGTGGAAGATGAATCTAGCGAATTcgcattacaaaattacagtCTTCGACGCGTAACAAGAAATGCCATTGACCAAGCttcaaatgatttaaatacgACACCCACGAACAAATCTATTAAGAGAATTAGGTCCAGAACACTGTCCCCTCGCATGGTTAGAGAAAAACGTAAGCATAAATGGACGGAGGACGAACTGAGGACCAAATTCAAATGTAAAGGCTGCAAAATTAACTTAGTTAGATGCGATATGGTGGTTGAAACAAAAACTGTCGACGTTATTCAAATCTCGATAAGAGAAGACGAAGAACTCGCAGAAATGTGGAGAAAGAATATGAAGTTAACGAGATCGAACGTTCCACTAACCAAAGTGGACGAACCTATAACAGTAGAATGCTTACAAGAATCAGAAATGTCTAATGCATCTTGTGATAGCACGAAAACCAGCTCACGTATACTGTTTCGGTGTAAAGTTTGCAAGGAACGCTTCcctttaaagaaaaatttatgcaaGCATTTGGCGCTACACCATGTGTTCTACATATCGAGTATATGCAGCGCTATGTACAAAACTAGAACTGAATTGCAGTCACACTACATGAAGAGACATTGTGGTTTCAAGCGTATTCAGTGCTGCGTGTGCTTTGAGAAGTTTTCGTCACTAGTAATATTGAAGCAGCACCTCATACTGCACTGCATCCAGGTATTGTTACCGAAGAACGACAGGCAACGTAACAAGAAACTGGGCAAGTGTGTGATCTCCGAAAAGATCCAGTGCAAGGTTTGCGGCAAGCGCTTTCGGTTAAAGTCCCGTTTCAAGGAGCACCAAAGACTGTGTAAGAAAATGGGGACAAGAGgcaagaaattgcaaaaagtgCCGAATCCCGTGGAAACATCACTAACGGAACGAACATTGAAAGATTCGAACATTGAACTGGACCATGATCTTCATAATGCAAAATCATCGACAGTGATACAACCGAAGAGGTTGTTGAAGGGTATCGCTGTAGCGAAGGGATACAACGTAGACCTTTCCGACGCTGACAAGGAGAAATTCTTTTGCATCACTTGCAATACTCGCtttcaaacatttcaaaaattatgcATACACGATCAGACCTACTCCAAAGCCGCCACGTACGTTTGCGAGAGCTGCAACACCGCGTTCAGCAATATGAGATTACTGCGGAATCACCGTCGTAACACCCACGCGATAGATACTCTTCGAGAGTTCAAGTACTTCTGCTCGTTTTGCACTCAGGGCTTCATGACAAAGCTCAGTGTTCATATTCACACGAAACACTTCCACGCTGGTCAGACACCTATTATTCCCATACCGTGCGTAGACACCACCCAAGATTGGTTGGTGTGCAAAGTGTGCAGTGTATGTAATCTGGTGTTCGAGTCTAGCGAACGGTTCATCCAgcacaatattttctactacAAGGGTCAATCGTTTACCTGCTCGATCTGCAGTAAGACCTACCAAGGAATGTTCATGCTGCATAATCACATTAAATTCGAGCATACCACGGAAGACATGAAGAAACAGTACGCGTTTACATGCGAGACCTGCGGCGAAGGCTTCACCATGGAGTCGCAGTACCATGCGCATAAATACCATGTGCACATGATGTTGCCCGTTAGATCTCTGCAGTATCTTCAAGAGCATACCTACATGATATCTGCTGTAAACGCGATAACGTCGGATGGGTCGATTTCGAAATACAGCTGCGACATTTGTAATTTAAGTTTCATGGCTGCAGAAAACCTGCGTCAGCACAAGATAGAGTACACTAATGACGGCGATTACCTATGCCCTCACTGTACCAGAAGATGTCTTACAAATGACATTCTCAAAAAGCACCAGAGTTTGTCTCATAGTAGTTCCAACCCCATTGATTGTTACAAATGTCGCCACTGCAAAGAAGTGCTCCCCGGGAGTGTAGAACTGAACTCTCACGAAGCACACTTTCACCCGATGACCAGCGAGATTCATCGTGACTGCAGTAACCAAGCTTTTGTCTGCACTATTTGTGGTATGAAGTTCGAAAgccttgaaaaattgaattatcatTCCCAGGAATACTCAAACGAATCTAACTATTTGTACAGTTGTAAAATTTGCAACCATCACTTCTCAGAGCTGCATAACCTAGAGGTTCACAAATTAAGACACACGAATTTGAACTTCATTTTGTCTAAATATCACTGTCCTATATGTCGCGAAGGATTCGAAAATCAAATGAATGTCTGGATTCATGTGATGCATTTCCACCAAAATGCGAAGATTGAGAATCCGGCAACTAATGGTGTACAGAACACGCAACGCTGCGATCAAAGCGCTGTTATGCCCAATTCAGTTTTCAACGGTCAACTGAGAAAGAAGTTAACAATGTGTGTCGATTGTTTGGTGACATTCGATTCCGAGAGGGCTCTATCCTATCATAAAGCACGCTACGTGGACAGAGGGAACCATGTCTGCGAGCAATGCGGTAGGAAATTTGTGTTCCTGAAGCTGCTGAAGCAGCACTTGAAGAAACATGGTGCTGGCATCGGCCGTTTGAAGTACACGTGTCCTGGGTGCGATGAAAGATTCGGCAATGCGGTGGTCAGGTACCAGCATATCATTCATTTTCATGGAAGAAGCATGTGGAAGAGCAAGGTTCTTTATCCCATGATCATTCAGAATGATCCTGAAAGTGCTGCTGAGCTATTACTTCACGAGAAACATGACACGTCATCGCCTCAAGTACATACTCTAACAGACACGCCGCCGATTGCCTCTGCGAATAGTGAACCTGTTGATGCAACCAATTCTACAAATAGCGAATGTAGTGACAGTCAGGAGAAATCCTTATCAACAATCGATTCGTTAGCGGGTGCGAGTGAACAGGATGCACAGAGTGTGAATGCAAGTACGCAGGATTTATATGCGTTCTGTCCAGTATGCAACCAAAAATGTACATCATTAAATGCGTTCGTGATGCATCTGAAGTGTGCACATAGTCAGGTAATTAAGAAAAACATCGGCAACTCGTCTCGGACTTCACCAAAGCACATCGACTGCCTGTCCGATGATACCACCTTCATCAAGGAAGGCAACATGCATCTGAACGAATCGCGTCCGTGTAATGAGGATGCAGCTGTCCATATCTCGGAGGAAGATGATGATTTGGTAGAAGTCATTTGGGAAAAGAAGAGGAATGCTCCTAAAGAAATTGAAGAGCAGGATAATGATGATGAGGTTCACATTCTGTGTTGTAGCGAGCGTATACCGATCGTTAACTATGACGAAACGGTATCAATGCCTGAACAAGTCGTCAAGATAACGTAA